One Bradyrhizobium zhanjiangense DNA segment encodes these proteins:
- the rpmF gene encoding 50S ribosomal protein L32, with product MAVPRRKTSPSRRGMRRSADAIKKPTYVEDKDSGELRRPHHLDLKTGMYKGRQVLKKKES from the coding sequence ATGGCCGTTCCGAGAAGAAAAACCTCGCCGTCGCGCCGTGGCATGCGCCGCTCGGCAGACGCCATCAAGAAGCCGACCTATGTGGAAGACAAGGACTCCGGCGAGCTCCGTCGTCCGCACCATCTCGACCTCAAGACCGGCATGTACAAGGGCCGCCAGGTCCTGAAGAAGAAAGAGTCCTGA
- a CDS encoding bifunctional diguanylate cyclase/phosphodiesterase, with protein sequence MTPALPQASDILAALGQAVFAWDIASDVIVWGEQVSAVFPGIPPERLATGVEFAKLIEPAQSLRTAALAQTSAVHGADGTPYRVEYGVRMSASDPVVWIEETGRWFAGPDGRPTRAIGSVRINNERHARDEELRKLARLDPLTGELNRSHLIASLAEAIEETTRFRSTAAFMLVGIDHLARVNDAFGFDVADAVILDVAKRIRARLRGGDVLGRFSGNKFGLILKNCTVDDMNVAAERFLAGIRDEVVPTKSGPVSVTASIGAVSVPRYARNTDEAVNRAHETLDAAKRRRVGSFATWRPDAARDAQRRVNIRVTDEIVTALNERRIKLAYEPVVSAASRERAFHECLVRMDQGDGQVLLAPDIVPVAERLGLIRLVDHRVLELVVAELAAAPDICLSLNISPDTTMDPDWWAGIESLMLAHPGVAERLIVEITETVAIQDIDDVRGFVTRLKNFGSRIAIDDFGAGYTSFRNLRKLGVDIVKIDGAFVQNVTRSADDRAFVHTLIDLARRLDIKTVAEWVQDEETASMLRDWGCDYIQGRLIGLASAERPWAASTDSALPAAS encoded by the coding sequence TTGACTCCAGCATTGCCGCAAGCCTCCGACATCCTGGCCGCGCTCGGCCAGGCCGTGTTCGCCTGGGACATCGCCAGCGACGTCATCGTCTGGGGTGAGCAGGTCAGCGCCGTCTTCCCGGGCATTCCACCCGAGCGGCTCGCCACCGGGGTGGAATTCGCCAAGCTGATCGAGCCGGCGCAATCGCTGCGGACCGCTGCGCTGGCACAGACCTCCGCCGTGCACGGTGCCGACGGCACACCTTACCGGGTCGAGTACGGCGTGCGCATGAGCGCCTCCGATCCCGTAGTCTGGATCGAGGAGACCGGCCGCTGGTTTGCCGGTCCCGACGGCCGCCCCACGCGCGCGATCGGCTCCGTCCGCATCAACAATGAGCGTCACGCCCGCGACGAGGAATTGAGGAAGCTGGCCCGGCTCGATCCCTTGACCGGCGAGCTCAACCGCTCCCATCTGATCGCGTCGCTGGCCGAGGCGATCGAGGAGACGACCCGCTTCCGCTCGACCGCAGCCTTCATGCTGGTCGGCATCGATCATCTCGCCCGCGTCAACGACGCCTTCGGCTTCGACGTCGCCGACGCGGTGATCCTCGACGTCGCCAAGCGCATTCGTGCGCGCTTGCGCGGCGGCGACGTGCTCGGCCGCTTCTCCGGCAACAAGTTCGGCCTGATCCTGAAGAACTGCACCGTCGACGACATGAACGTTGCCGCCGAGCGCTTCCTCGCCGGCATCCGCGACGAGGTGGTGCCGACGAAATCAGGCCCGGTCTCGGTCACCGCATCGATCGGCGCGGTCAGCGTGCCGCGCTATGCCCGCAACACCGACGAGGCGGTCAACCGCGCCCATGAGACGCTGGATGCCGCCAAGCGCCGCCGCGTCGGCTCGTTCGCGACATGGCGCCCGGATGCCGCGCGCGACGCGCAGCGCCGCGTCAATATCCGCGTCACCGACGAGATCGTCACCGCGCTGAACGAGCGCCGCATCAAGCTCGCCTATGAGCCGGTAGTCTCCGCCGCCTCGCGCGAACGCGCCTTCCACGAGTGCCTGGTGCGGATGGATCAGGGCGATGGCCAGGTGCTGCTCGCACCCGACATCGTGCCGGTCGCCGAACGGCTCGGCCTGATTCGCCTGGTCGATCATCGCGTGCTCGAGCTCGTGGTCGCCGAGCTTGCGGCCGCGCCCGACATCTGCCTCAGCCTCAACATCTCGCCTGATACCACCATGGATCCGGACTGGTGGGCGGGGATCGAGTCGCTGATGCTGGCCCATCCCGGCGTCGCCGAGCGGCTGATCGTCGAAATCACCGAAACGGTCGCGATCCAGGACATCGACGACGTCCGCGGCTTTGTCACGCGGCTGAAGAATTTCGGCAGCCGCATTGCCATCGACGATTTCGGCGCCGGCTACACCTCCTTCAGGAACCTGCGCAAGCTCGGCGTCGACATCGTCAAGATCGACGGCGCCTTCGTCCAGAACGTCACCCGGTCCGCCGACGACCGCGCCTTCGTGCACACCCTGATCGACCTCGCCCGACGCCTCGATATCAAGACGGTCGCCGAATGGGTGCAGGACGAAGAGACCGCAAGCATGCTGCGCGATTGGGGTTGCGACTACATCCAGGGCCGTTTGATTGGACTGGCGTCTGCCGAGCGGCCGTGGGCGGCTTCAACGGATAGTGCGCTGCCTGCTGCAAGCTGA
- a CDS encoding tripartite tricarboxylate transporter permease, with protein sequence MDTLANVAHGFGVALTGINLLYCFIGVFIGTLVGVLPGIGPISAMSLLLPVTLSGTPESGIIMMAGIYYGSMYGGSTTSILVNIPGEAASVVTCIDGHQMAKQGRAGPALGISAFGSFIAGTFALVALMLVAPRLASIAIAFGPAEYFSLMVLGLVVLTFLTQGSMPKALLMACIGVVLGLIGLDSITAQPRLTFGRMELIDGIGLVPVVMGLFGVAEVLLNTEQAIKRDIINAKITQLLPNKADWQASAGPVARGTLLGFLLGILPGGGAVVASFASYALEKRLSKTPERFGHGAIEGVAGPESANNAAAGGAFIPLMTLGIPPNVVMALLLGAFVIHGLQPGPLLITQNPGLFWGIVASMYIGNVMLLILNLPMIGMWVQLLKLPYNILFPLIILFTILGVYCSSNNVFDVYVMIAFGIIGYFMRKLGYEPAPLVLAFVLGPMLENNLRKSLILSQGDLWTFVQRPISAACLALATVLLIAPLLPALRKKRELVALDEGA encoded by the coding sequence ATGGATACGCTTGCCAATGTCGCCCATGGGTTCGGCGTCGCGCTGACCGGGATCAACCTGCTCTATTGCTTCATCGGTGTCTTCATCGGCACGCTGGTCGGCGTGCTGCCGGGCATCGGCCCAATCTCGGCGATGTCGCTGCTGCTGCCCGTGACACTCTCGGGCACGCCGGAATCCGGCATCATCATGATGGCCGGCATCTATTACGGCTCGATGTATGGCGGCTCGACCACCTCGATCCTGGTCAACATCCCCGGCGAAGCGGCCTCCGTCGTCACCTGCATCGACGGCCACCAGATGGCGAAGCAGGGCCGCGCCGGCCCCGCGCTCGGCATCTCCGCGTTCGGCTCCTTCATCGCCGGCACCTTCGCGCTGGTCGCGCTGATGCTGGTGGCGCCCAGGCTTGCCAGCATCGCCATCGCGTTCGGCCCGGCCGAGTATTTCAGCCTGATGGTGCTCGGCCTCGTCGTGCTCACCTTCCTGACGCAGGGCTCGATGCCGAAGGCGCTGCTGATGGCCTGCATCGGCGTCGTGCTCGGCCTGATCGGCCTCGACAGCATCACGGCGCAGCCGCGGCTCACCTTCGGCCGCATGGAGCTGATCGACGGCATCGGCCTCGTGCCCGTCGTGATGGGCCTGTTCGGCGTTGCCGAGGTGCTGCTCAATACCGAGCAGGCGATCAAGCGCGACATCATCAACGCCAAGATCACACAACTCTTGCCCAACAAGGCGGATTGGCAGGCGAGTGCCGGCCCGGTGGCGCGCGGCACCCTGCTCGGCTTTCTGCTCGGCATCCTGCCGGGCGGCGGTGCCGTGGTGGCCTCGTTCGCGTCCTATGCGCTGGAGAAGCGGCTGTCGAAAACGCCAGAGCGGTTCGGCCACGGCGCGATCGAGGGCGTCGCGGGCCCCGAATCCGCCAACAATGCAGCGGCCGGCGGCGCGTTCATTCCGCTGATGACTTTGGGCATCCCGCCGAACGTGGTGATGGCGCTGCTGCTCGGCGCCTTCGTCATTCATGGCCTGCAGCCGGGACCGCTGCTGATCACGCAGAATCCCGGCCTGTTCTGGGGCATCGTCGCCAGCATGTATATCGGCAATGTCATGCTGCTGATCCTCAATCTGCCGATGATCGGCATGTGGGTGCAGCTCTTGAAGCTGCCCTACAACATCCTGTTCCCGCTGATCATCCTGTTCACGATCCTGGGCGTCTACTGCTCGAGCAACAACGTGTTCGACGTCTACGTCATGATCGCGTTCGGGATCATCGGCTATTTCATGCGCAAGCTCGGCTATGAGCCGGCGCCGCTCGTGCTCGCCTTCGTGCTCGGACCGATGCTGGAGAACAATCTGCGCAAGTCGCTGATCCTGTCGCAGGGCGATCTCTGGACCTTCGTGCAGCGGCCGATCTCGGCGGCCTGCCTTGCACTCGCAACGGTGCTGCTGATCGCGCCGCTATTGCCCGCGCTGCGCAAGAAGCGCGAGCTGGTGGCATTGGACGAAGGGGCATGA
- a CDS encoding tripartite tricarboxylate transporter TctB family protein, with amino-acid sequence MTNQTNVKLRLSNSELWGGLIGLALGGFVIWSGLKLKLGTINDPGSGYVLFYTGILICVFATSIIISAITEGGPTLASRWENVRWSKPLLVIACLTAFSFALEPLGFLLSSIPLMLLLLRLIDPVRWTLAIPIAVLVPSGMWWVLKRLLLIQLPSGLFGIG; translated from the coding sequence ATGACCAACCAAACCAACGTCAAACTCCGCCTCAGCAATTCCGAACTTTGGGGCGGGCTGATCGGGCTCGCGCTCGGCGGCTTCGTGATCTGGTCGGGGCTGAAGCTCAAGCTCGGCACCATCAACGATCCTGGCTCCGGTTACGTGCTGTTCTACACGGGCATCCTGATCTGCGTGTTCGCAACCTCCATCATCATCTCGGCCATCACCGAGGGCGGGCCAACGCTGGCCTCCCGCTGGGAAAATGTGCGCTGGAGCAAGCCTCTTCTCGTCATCGCCTGCCTCACCGCCTTCTCGTTCGCGTTGGAGCCACTGGGATTCCTGTTGTCGTCGATCCCGTTGATGCTGCTGCTGTTGCGCCTGATCGATCCCGTGCGCTGGACGCTGGCGATTCCGATCGCGGTGCTGGTGCCATCAGGCATGTGGTGGGTGCTCAAGCGGCTGCTTTTGATCCAGCTGCCCTCGGGCCTGTTCGGGATCGGCTGA